A genomic segment from Gracilinanus agilis isolate LMUSP501 chromosome 1, AgileGrace, whole genome shotgun sequence encodes:
- the LOC123232165 gene encoding olfactory receptor 7A10-like, with protein sequence MEPLNRTHSLEFLLLRFSEKPEQEMPLFGLFLSMYVVTVVGNLLIMLAIGSNSHLHTPMYFFLSNLSFVDLCLVSTTVPKMLENIMMHSKVIPYAGCLAQMYFFMVFTCMDNLLLTVMAYDRFVAICHPLHYVSIMSTHLCGLLVLLSWIVSLLISLLHSMMAMHLSFCKDYNIPHFFCDLSQVLKLSCSDTFINNILMYFATSLLGIVPLTGIIFSYTQICSSILRVPSPEGKYKAFSTCGSHLCVVSLFYGTAFGVYLSSSTAHSSWKNSITSVMYAVITPMLNPFIYSLRNKEIKDALRRLISRPTSSQ encoded by the coding sequence ATGGAACCACTAAATCGAACACATAGTTTAGAATTCCTCCTTCTGAGATTTTCCGAGAAGCCAGAGCAAGAAATGCCCCTCTTTGGGTTGTTTTTGAGCATGTACGTGGTCACCGTGGTTGGAAATCTTCTCATCATGCTGGCTATTGGCTCCAATTCCCACCTCCACACCCCCATGTACTTCTTTCTCTCCAACTTGTCCTTTGTGGATTTGTGTTTGGTATCTACTACTGTGCCTAAAATGCTGGAAAATATCATGATGCACAGCAAGGTCATCCCCTATGCTGGCTGCCTTGCCCAGATGTACTTCTTCATGGTTTTTACTTGTATGGACAATTTACTCCTCACTGTGATGGCCTATGACCGCTTTGTGGCCATTTGTCACCCTTTGCACTATGTATCCATCATGAGTACACATCTCTGTGGTCTGTTGGTTCTATTGTCTTGGATTGTAAGTCTTCTAATCTCCCTCCTCCACAGCATGATGGCGATGCACCTCTCCTTCTGCAAAGACTACAACATCCCACATTTCTTCTGTGATCTTAGTCAGGTTCTTAAACTGTCTTGTTCTGACACCTTCATCAATAACATCCTGATGTATTTTGCAACCAGCTTGCTGGGTATTGTCCCTCTTACTGGGATCATTTTCTCTTATACTCAGATCTGTTCTTCCATTCTGAGAGTTCCATCACCTGAGGGAAAGTATAAAGCCTTTTCCACCTGTGGATCTCACTTGTGTGTTGTTTCATTATTCTATGGCACAGCTTTTGGAGTGTACCTGAGTTCTTCAACAGCTCATTCTTCCTGGAAGAATTCAATCACTTCAGTGATGTATGCTGTGATCACTCCCATGCTGAACCCTTTCATCTATAGCCTTAGAAACAAGGAGATAAAGGATGCCTTAAGGAGACTCATTAGCAGACCAACATCCTCACAGTGA